The following are from one region of the Desulfurobacteriaceae bacterium genome:
- a CDS encoding DsbA family protein, whose protein sequence is MRFLLTIFTISFLFSCSTTPGNVAFKEEESLIKSILKPLAVKGVEIKEVKATDGSPFKDFTQFEVVLVDKRRNQLVKKYIWVSKDGNYLILDAFKIRKEADRVSLVPVKPKDSEVPLKQDLSWVEKIDEKLTKMNIPHVIGNGENIVYIVWDVYCPFCYKHFGEIVKKAKELNLQVHLIPLAVHGKSSLEGFVYFTKLAREKGMEKTFQYLLKKGEGDFLKYAKTFEEETKKNLNSVPAEERESLMEFYKDLRNSLISHNITATPTVIFIPKGETQGYVYVGFKPLEEVIKKK, encoded by the coding sequence ATGAGATTTCTTTTAACTATTTTTACAATTTCTTTTCTATTTTCCTGTTCAACAACTCCAGGAAACGTTGCTTTTAAAGAGGAAGAGAGCTTAATAAAGTCAATTCTTAAGCCCTTAGCTGTGAAAGGGGTGGAAATAAAAGAAGTAAAAGCTACTGATGGGTCTCCATTTAAAGACTTTACACAGTTTGAAGTGGTTCTTGTCGATAAAAGGAGAAATCAGTTAGTTAAAAAATATATCTGGGTTTCTAAGGATGGAAATTACTTAATTCTTGATGCTTTTAAGATTAGAAAAGAAGCTGACAGAGTTTCCCTTGTTCCTGTGAAACCGAAGGATAGCGAGGTTCCTTTAAAGCAAGATCTATCGTGGGTCGAAAAGATAGATGAAAAACTGACCAAGATGAATATTCCCCATGTGATAGGTAATGGAGAAAATATCGTTTATATCGTTTGGGATGTTTACTGTCCTTTCTGCTATAAACACTTTGGAGAAATTGTAAAAAAGGCAAAAGAACTTAACCTTCAAGTTCATTTAATTCCTCTTGCTGTTCACGGAAAGAGTTCTTTAGAAGGTTTCGTTTACTTTACAAAGCTTGCAAGAGAGAAAGGTATGGAAAAAACTTTCCAGTATCTACTTAAGAAAGGAGAAGGTGATTTCTTAAAGTATGCTAAAACATTCGAAGAGGAAACCAAGAAAAACCTAAATTCTGTACCTGCGGAAGAAAGAGAAAGTTTAATGGAGTTCTATAAAGATTTAAGAAACTCTTTAATTTCTCACAATATTACAGCTACTCCTACTGTTATTTTCATTCCAAAGGGTGAAACTCAAGGATACGTTTATGTTGGATTTAAGCCTTTAGAAGAGGTTATAAAGAAAAAATAA